In Labrus mixtus chromosome 11, fLabMix1.1, whole genome shotgun sequence, a single window of DNA contains:
- the si:ch211-261d7.3 gene encoding uncharacterized protein si:ch211-261d7.3, whose amino-acid sequence MTEYYEEGGLLYEQSPPMHIKVESPEGPFGGGASENGFPREDEDSEGSCDQNSGLPGGLPFNVVVVHPNIMAPGMSSDDLLSIEQNRAMSAALAAGGAGKRKSRFSGAELEVLVSEVTRCEGELFGPAGRLRRRERERIWAGILERVNAVSRVPRTLREVKKRWDDLKRRNGGRLADARHRSCYLPSSRGASMLGRPSQTSPRLQHARQKQSTRPKPSFPCFPDSDTVVGMEGSERDGLEKDEDNPEHDRDMGEPECEPGENSMEDKLGLGLGLGIGPPPSSERWLPPSPLYSAPFLNGSPQPSSPQPSLGAHQGPLEAPPRSSWLEDELRGLGEAAIQLGNRVEKSLQEFGEGFRQDMQTLVASQETLAVSLQQNNVLLQRLLGVLEAQQQPQPQPHRVQQAHQTQTSQQHLQPQPAQQQQLQHIEPQQQQQQQQQQQQFETPLQTEIKTNHQQQPVVAQLSNNQSAVASLPSPLSPDLHGTVPPDPPTDTNGTVTRPRRGKAVDHRRRRRR is encoded by the exons ATGACTGAGTACTACGAGGAAGGGGGGCTGCTGTACGAGCAATCACCTCCCATGCACATCAAGGTGGAGTCTCCAGAGGGACCCTTTGGAGGGGGAGCCTCAGAAAACGGCTTCCCCAGGGAGGATGAGGACTCGGAGGGCAGCTGTGACCAAAATAGTGGATTACCTGGTGGGCTTCCCTTCAATGTGGTAGTGGTGCATCCGAACATTATGGCACCTGGCATGTCCTCAGACGACCTCTTGTCAATCGAACAAA ACAGAGCTATGTCAGCTGCATTGGCTGCTGGTGGTGCAGGGAAAAGAAAGAGTCGTTTCAGTGGCGCAGAGCTGGAGGTGTTGGTGTCAGAAGTCACTCGGTGTGAAGGAGAGCTCTTTGGTCCCGCGGGAAGGCTCAGGcgacgagagagagagcgcatcTGGGCAGGAATCCTAGAGAGAGTCAACGCTGTTTCGAGAGTGCCGCGCACCCTTCGAGAGGTGAAGAAGCGCTGGGACGACTTGAAGAGACGCAATGGAGGCAGACTAGCAGATGCTCGCCACCGCAGCTGTTATCTGCCATCCAGCAGAGGGGCCTCGATGCTTGGCCGTCCCTCCCAGACAAGCCCCAGGCTTCAACATGCCAGGCaaaaacaaagcaccagacCAAAGCCCAGTTTTCCATGCTTCCCTGACTCAGATAcag ttgtaGGAATGGAAGGATCAGAAAGAGATGGTTTGGAGAAAGATGAGGACAATCCTGAGCACGACAGAGACATGGGAGAACCTGAGTGTGAACCAGGCGAGAACAGCATGGAGGACAAATTGGGATTAGGACTGGGTTTGGGCATAGGACCGCCACCTTCTTCAGAACGATGGCTTCCTCCTTCCCCCCTTTACAGTGCTCCTTTCTTAAATGGCAGCCCCCAACCCAGCAGTCCTCAGCCATCGCTTGGAGCACATCAGGGTCCTCTGGAAGCCCCCCCACGCAGCTCCTGGCTGGAAGACGAGCTACGAGGGTTGGGAGAAGCAGCCATTCAACTGGGAAATCGGGTAGAAAAGAGTTTGCAGGAGTTTGGGGAAGGTTTCAGACAGGACATGCAGACACTTGTTGCTTCTCAAGAGACATTAGCAGTCAGTCTACAACAAAACAATGTCCTGTTGCAAAGGCTGCTTGGAGTGCTTGAAGCCCAgcaacaaccacaaccacagccgcaTCGTGTACAACAagcacaccaaacacaaacatctcaacagcACTTACAACCTCagccagctcagcagcagcagctacaacaCATCGaaccacagcagcaacaacaacaacaacaacaacaacagcagtttgAAACACCACTGcaaacagaaattaaaacaaatcatcAACAGCAGCCTGTGGTCGCCCAGCTTTCAAATAATCAGTCAGCGGTAGCATCGTTGCCTTCACCATTGTCCCCTGACTTACATGGCACTGTTCCCCCTGATCCACCCACAGACACAAATGGGACTGTGACGAGGCCAAGGCGAGGGAAAGCTGTTGATCACAGGCGCAGGAGACGACGCTAA